One genomic region from Xyrauchen texanus isolate HMW12.3.18 chromosome 4, RBS_HiC_50CHRs, whole genome shotgun sequence encodes:
- the LOC127643238 gene encoding paired box protein Pax-8-like isoform X5, with translation MSNTTGRAHGGLNQLGGMFVNGRPLPEVIRQRIVDMAHQGVRPCDISRQLRVSHGCVSKILGRYYETGSIKPGVIGGSKPKVATPKVVEKIAEYKRQNPTMFAWEIRDRLLAEGVCDGDTVPSVSSINRIIRTKVQQPFNLPLDSKGVSPGHTLIPSSAVTPPESPQSDSLGSTYSISGLLGIPRTSSDGKRSHDDSDQESCRHSVDSGSGGGARKQLRTDHFPSQHLDCGFQRQYSADAFSSTGAGKTEQSLYPLSLINGSLEEGKSGSTISRNMAAHQGYTVVAGNVP, from the exons ATGTCCAACACGACTGGACGAG CTCATGGGGGTCTTAATCAACTAGGTGGCATGTTTGTGAACGGCCGGCCGCTCCCGGAGGTCATCCGCCAGAGGATTGTGGACATGGCACACCAGGGCGTGAGACCCTGCGACATCTCCCGCCAGCTGAGGGTCAGTCACGGCTGCGTCAGCAAGATCCTGGGCAg GTACTATGAGACAGGCAGCATTAAGCCAGGAGTCATCGGCGGCTCGAAGCCGAAGGTCGCGACTCCTAAAGTGGTGGAGAAGATCGCCGAGTATAAGCGTCAGAACCCGACAATGTTCGCATGGGAGATCAGAGACAGACTGTTGGCGGAGGGCGTTTGTGACGGAGACACAGTGCCCAGCGTCAGCTCCATCAACAG GATTATTCGCACTAAAGTTCAGCAGCCGTTCAATCTTCCTCTGGACAGTAAAGGTGTCAGTCCTGGACACACACTGA TTCCCAGCTCAGCCGTCACCCCACCGGAATCACCTCAGTCAGATTCTCTGGGCTCCACATACTCCATCAGCGGACTGCTGGGAATCCCTCGGACCAGCAGCGACGGCAAGAGAAGCCACGACGACA GCGATCAAGAGAGCTGTCGGCACAGTGTGGACTCCGGCAGTGGCGGTGGAGCCCGGAAACAGTTGAGAACGGATCACTTCCCCTCGCAGCACCTCGACTGCGGATTCCAGCGCCAATACAGCGCAGACGCATTCAGCTCGACTGGAGCCGGGAAAACAGAGCAG TCACTGTATCCTCTCTCGCTCATCAACGGCAGTTTAGAAGAGGGTAAAAGTGGCTCCACTATCAGTCGAAACATGGCAGCACATCAGGGATACACGGTGGTTGCAG gaaatgtgcCCTGA